In Cryptococcus neoformans var. grubii H99 chromosome 9, complete sequence, a genomic segment contains:
- a CDS encoding glycosyl-hydrolase: protein MLLPVITPLLLAAASYAQQSTPRVLVYSATAPDGYRHDSIPTAIEVLGQNADKYGVQFVFSEDMHMFTNETLSGFDGVMFVSNSEEVLDAPGKAALQTFFQSGGVYTGVHSASTCLTDDPNYGLALGAFFDYHPPLQTATFERLNTTHPSVANVPDRWTFQEEVYYFSSNPRDNGAIVVLTVDESSYVNNGSSTGDYSQIHGSPHPIAWYIESPLSAQPFAESVSKAGRSFYTSLGHLNSTWQDQTFIGHLMGGLMWALDGASTKAYGVGVVGNATAPSADKSTAASGSFTSGGSTAAATSAITAAAASGSSTTESSGGEQVLPGGVLMTLSVGILGTVLGMGLAL from the exons ATGCTCCTCCCAGTAATtactcctctccttctggCGGCAGCCTCATATGCCCAGCAGTCGACTCCCAGAGTACTCGTCTATAGTGCTACAGCTCCAGACGGTTACCGCCACGATTCTATCCCAACTGCCATAGAGGTTCTTGGTCAGAATGCTGACAAGTATGGTGTCCAATTTGTCTTTTCCGA GGATATGCACATGTTCACCAATGAAACTTTGAGTGGTTTCGACGGTGTTATGTTCGTGTCCAActcggaagaag TGTTGGACGCACCTGGCAAGGCTGCTTTGCAGACATTCTTCCAGTCCGGAGGAGTTTACACCGGCGTGCACTCTGCTTCTACTTGTCTGACCGACGATCCCAACTATGGGCTGGCTTTGGGAG CCTTCTTCGACTACCACCCTCCACTTCAAACTGCC ACATTTGAAAGGTTGAATACTACTCACCCCTCTGTGGCTAATGTACCTGATCGATGGACTTTC caagaagaagtctATTACTTTAGCTCGAATCCTCGAGACAACGGCGCTATCGTTGTCTTGACTGTTGACGAGTCAAGCTATGTCA ACAACGGCAGTTCCACAGGTGATTACTCTCAAATCCATGGTTCGCCTCACCCAATCGCATGGTATATCGAGTCTCCTCTTTCTGCTCAGCCTTTCGCAGAGTCGGTTTCTAAAGCTGGCCGATCCTTTTACACTTCTTTGGGACACCTTAACTCCA CATGGCAGGATCAGACCTTTATAGGTCACCTCATGGGAGGCTTGATGTGGGCTTTGGATGGAGCGTCAACTAAGGCTTACGGCGTCGGAGTCGTCGGGAACGCCACCGCTCCATCCGCAGATAAAAGCACTGCTGCTAGCGGCTCTTTCACAAGTGGCGGGTCAACCGCTGCGGCTACCTCTGCTATAACCGCCGCGGCCGCTTCTGGATCCAGCACCACGGAATCTAGTGGCGGTGAACAGGTATTACCCGGTGGCGTCCTGATGACGTTGAGTGTAGGTATCCTAGGGACCGTTTTGGGTATGGGTTTGGCGCTTTAG